One Streptomyces sp. NBC_00554 DNA segment encodes these proteins:
- a CDS encoding HD domain-containing protein: protein MTRTLLTLAEVEALAREAHAAQTDKAGRPYTEHLHAVAEGVRDRGGDDEQIAAAWLHDAVEDEALSEEWLTDAALTNRTKAIVLALTKREGEPPESYAKRIRTTPGALLVKASDLAHNADPARLAVLDEHTRARLTKKYASMRALLGLAP, encoded by the coding sequence GTGACGCGAACTCTTCTGACCTTGGCCGAAGTCGAGGCCCTCGCCCGTGAGGCGCACGCCGCCCAGACCGACAAGGCGGGGCGGCCGTACACCGAGCACCTCCACGCGGTGGCGGAGGGCGTCCGCGACCGCGGCGGCGACGACGAACAGATAGCGGCGGCCTGGCTGCACGACGCGGTCGAGGACGAGGCGCTGTCGGAGGAGTGGCTGACCGACGCCGCCCTGACGAACCGCACGAAGGCCATCGTGCTGGCGCTCACCAAGCGCGAGGGCGAGCCCCCGGAGTCGTACGCGAAACGTATCCGCACGACCCCGGGCGCCCTCCTGGTGAAGGCCTCGGACCTGGCGCACAACGCCGACCCGGCGAGGCTCGCGGTCCTCGACGAACACACCAGAGCCCGGCTGACGAAGAAGTACGCCTCGATGCGCGCCCTGCTGGGCCTCGCTCCCTGA
- a CDS encoding acyltransferase family protein: MTNSLRPQGHRGAALPPAQQSARGVPSPRSSPTLKAATSLTPKAATGAAAPGTKPAKQRDAFFDNAKYLAIVLVAMGHAWEPLKGQSRVLEAAYTVVYAFHMPAFILISGYFSRSFDMRADRLKRLVTGVAVPYVVFEVAYSLFSRWADDNPGQSISVLDPLYLTWFLAALFVWRLTTPLWKLVRWPLPLALVIAMLASVSPDIGDDLDLQRVLQFLPFFVLGLFMKPEHFQLVRRREIRILSVPVFATALVVGYWAVPRMNTGWFYHRDSAQQLGAPWWTGPVMTLALFGCSLLLTACFLSWVPRRKLWVTVLGAGTLYGYLLHGFLVKGGEYWGWFNHAWLHKPLGEVFVTLVAAAGVTLLCTPPVQRVFRFAMEPRMEWAFKRDATELARERAGTAKS; this comes from the coding sequence GTGACGAACTCGCTACGTCCGCAAGGCCATCGCGGAGCCGCACTCCCCCCGGCGCAGCAGTCGGCGCGGGGAGTGCCGAGTCCCCGCTCGTCCCCGACGCTGAAGGCCGCCACCTCCCTGACGCCGAAGGCGGCCACCGGTGCGGCCGCCCCGGGCACCAAGCCCGCGAAACAGCGCGACGCGTTCTTCGACAACGCCAAGTACCTGGCGATCGTGCTCGTGGCCATGGGTCACGCGTGGGAGCCGCTGAAGGGCCAGAGCCGCGTCCTCGAAGCGGCTTATACCGTCGTGTACGCCTTCCACATGCCGGCCTTCATCCTCATCTCCGGCTACTTCTCGCGCAGTTTCGACATGCGTGCGGACCGCCTCAAGCGACTGGTGACCGGCGTCGCCGTGCCGTACGTCGTCTTCGAGGTGGCGTACTCCCTCTTCAGCCGCTGGGCCGACGACAATCCGGGACAGTCGATCAGCGTGCTCGACCCCCTGTACCTCACCTGGTTCCTGGCCGCGCTCTTCGTCTGGCGGCTGACGACTCCGCTGTGGAAGCTGGTCCGGTGGCCGCTTCCGCTCGCCCTCGTCATCGCCATGCTCGCGAGCGTCTCACCGGACATCGGTGACGATCTGGACCTCCAGCGCGTACTGCAGTTCCTGCCGTTCTTCGTCCTGGGCCTGTTCATGAAGCCCGAGCACTTCCAGCTGGTGCGCCGGCGTGAGATCCGGATCCTGTCGGTGCCGGTCTTCGCCACCGCGCTGGTGGTGGGCTACTGGGCGGTGCCGCGGATGAACACGGGCTGGTTCTACCACCGCGACAGCGCGCAGCAACTGGGTGCGCCGTGGTGGACGGGGCCCGTCATGACGCTCGCTCTCTTCGGCTGCTCGCTGCTGCTCACCGCGTGCTTCCTTTCCTGGGTGCCGCGTCGCAAGCTCTGGGTCACGGTGCTCGGTGCGGGCACGCTGTACGGCTATCTGCTGCACGGCTTCCTGGTCAAGGGGGGCGAGTACTGGGGCTGGTTCAACCACGCGTGGCTGCACAAGCCGCTCGGTGAGGTCTTTGTGACCCTCGTCGCGGCCGCGGGCGTCACTCTGCTGTGCACGCCGCCCGTCCAGCGGGTCTTCCGCTTCGCGATGGAGCCCAGGATGGAGTGGGCCTTCAAACGGGACGCGACGGAGCTCGCCCGTGAACGGGCCGGGACCGCCAAGTCGTAG